One region of Takifugu flavidus isolate HTHZ2018 chromosome 14, ASM371156v2, whole genome shotgun sequence genomic DNA includes:
- the taf1 gene encoding transcription initiation factor TFIID subunit 1 isoform X11, whose protein sequence is MSDSDSDEDQDRPFSLTGFLFGNINEDGQLEDDSILDNESKKHLAGLGSLGLGSLITEITANEQDSREESKNSGWVKSTEDAVDYSDISEVAEDETKKYHQAMGTLQPNRKADDEDDYDADCEDIDSKLMPPPPPPSLTGATKKEEPSPQSTNAGEEGDGIILPSIIPPSSAGDKVDFSSSSDSESETDRPCQGLGSRGAPDRLNLPLAGIMQKDAAKALPGVTQLFPEFRPGKVLRFLRLFGPGKNVPSVWRSARRKKKRKHRDTQPGTPPPDGEPTEQHQEKKSGWIYEYAAPPPPEQCLSDDEITMMAPVESKFSQACGDGDKETESRPKVAEWRYGPAQLWYDMLGVSEDGSNFNYGFKLRDFLPKEPEKPDVPQENTETSQKEQDSHDGAVEEEDEDLPKRKLTLEDELFMMVTQLQWEEDIIWNGEDVKHKGTKAQRASLAGWLPSSMTRNANAYNAQQGLARSNLQMITPTLPPMPKIPLISSSKREKNSHDNQASHDEDPPWFSIFPIDNEELVYGRWEDNIIWDDQEMDHMLMPPVLVLDPNDENIILEIPDEKEEMTSHSPSKENKKETAIKKSRILLGKTGVIKEEPQQNMSQPEVKDPWNLSNDEFYYPKQQGLRGTFGGNIIQHSIPALELRQPFFPTHMGPMKLRQFHRPPLKKYSFGALAQPGPHAVQPLLKHIKKKAKMREQERQASGGGDMFFMRTPQDLTGKDGDLILAEYSEEYPPLFMQVGMASKIKNYYKRKPGKDPGAPDCKYGETVYCHTSPFLGSLHPGQLLQAFENNLFRAPIYLHKMPESDFLVLRTRHGYFIRELADIFVVGQECSLFEVPGPNSKRANTHIRDFLQVFIYRLFWKSKDRPRRIRMEDIKKAFPSHSESSIRKRLKLCADFKRTGMDSNWWVLKPDFRLPTEEEIRAMVSPEQCCAYYSMLHAEQRLKDAGYGEKSFFAPEEENEEDFQMKIDDEVRTAPWNTTRAFISAMKGKCLLEVTGVADPTGCGEGFSYVKVPNKPTQQKDDKEPQPAKKTVTGTDADLRRLSLKNAKQLLRKFGVPEEEIKKLSRWEVIDVVRTMSTEQARSGEGPMSKFARGSRFSVAEHQERYKEECQRIFDLQNKVLESTEVLSTDTDSSSAEDSDFEEMGKNIENMLQNKKTSSQLSREREEQERKELQRMLLGEESDRDHKGRKDRRKGLSSSLSTSSHKDDDASSVTSLNSSATGKRLKIYRTFRDEDGKEYVRCETVRKASVIDAYTRIRTTKDDEFIRKFAVFDEQHREEMRKERRRIQEQLRRLKRNQEKDKIKGPPEKKTKKAKERPDLKLKCGACGAIGHMRTNKFCPLYYQTNAPPSNPVAMTEEQEEELEKTVIHNDNEELIKVEGTKIVLGKQLIESADEVRRKSLVLKFPKQQLPPKKKRRVGSAVHCDYLNKPHKVIHRRRTDPMVTLSSVLESIINDMRDHPNTYPFHTPVNAKVVKDYYKIITRPMDLQTLRENVRKRLYPSREEFREAVELIVKNSATYNGAKHPITQVAQSMLDLCDTKLKEKEDRLVRLEKAINPLLDDDDQVAFSFILDNIVTQKMMAVPDSWPFHHPVNKKFVPDYYKVIVNPMDLENIRKNISKHKYQNRDTFLSDVSLIHTNSIKYNGPDSPYTKTALDIVTVCKQTLDEYDEHLTQLEKDISTAKEAALDAADLECLDPMTPGPYTPQPADLFDSGASGSLPRETSSLFSEGPLVVAPEKRGGQGRHFRRPGEEESDVDIEGFEEENDGKPKTPAPAEDADGDLEDDDDEDEMLLPLRRQVHDQEEEEEEEEEDSAPGRPAHSSVLYQDLLMSEGEDDASEEEGDNPFSSIQLSESGSDSDREMDVRPAPPRRTQETARMGMELDESMMSYEGDEHDGPHMEDSNVSYGSYEEMESQSQMPPSSMGNGEEYGISDEEEEEDEDEEARRRGPAVLTQVQLSEDEESEEFRSIGDSDLDSDV, encoded by the exons GTTGGGTGAAAAGTACTGAAGATGCTGTCGACTACTCTGACATCAGCGAGGTCGCTGAAGATGAGACAAAGAAGTACCATCAAGCTATGGGCACGTTGCAGCCCAACAGGAAAGCAG atgatgaagatgactaTGATGCAGACTGTGAGGATATTGACTCCAAACTtatgcctcctccacctccaccaagCCTTACTGGAGCCACCAAGAAAGAGGAGCCCAGCCCCCAGAGCACAAATG CTGGGGAAGAGGGCGATGGCATCattcttccctccatcatccctccatcctctgctgGTGATAAGGTTGACTTTAGCAGCTCCTCTGACTCAGAGTCAGAAACTGACCGACCTTGCCAGGGTTTGGGGTCTCGCGGTGCCCCAGATAGGCTCAACCTCCCTCTCGCGGGTATCATGCAGAAAGATGCTGCCAAAGCGTTACCAGGTGTTACGCAGCTTTTCCCAGAATTCAGACCTGGAAAG gtgCTCAGGTTCTTGCGGCTGTTtggtcctggaaaaaatgtgcCGTCCGTATGGAGAAGTGCCCGCAGGAAGAAAAAACGGAAGCACCGAGACACCCAGCCTGGGACGCCTCCTCCAGACGGAGAACCTACAGAGCAACACCAGGAGAAGAAATCTGGATGGATTTATGAATATgcggccccccctcccccagagcAGTGTCTCTCCGACGATGAG ATAACCATGATGGCTCCAGTAGAATCTAAGTTCTCACAAGCCTGCGGTGatggagacaaagagacagagtCTCGCCCCAAGGTGGCAGAATGGCGATATGGTCCAGCCCAGCTTTGGTACGACATGCTGGGTGTCTCTGAGGATGGCAGCAACTTCAACTATGGGTTCAAGCTGAGAGACTTTCTGCCCAAGGAGCCTGAGAAGCCAGATGTGCCTCAGGAAAATACAGAGACTTCACAGAAG GAACAAGACAGCCATGACGGAGctgttgaggaggaggatgaagacctgCCTAAACGCAAATTGACACTTGAAGATGAGCTATTCATGATGGTCACTCAACTGCAATGGGAGGAGGATATAATCTGGAACGGGGAGGATGTGAAACACAAGGGTACCAAGGCTCAGCGGGCCAGCCTGGCTGGGTGGCTCCCCTCCAGCATGACCCGTAATGCTAATGCCTACAACGCTCAGCAGG GTCTGGCGAGGAGTAATTTGCAGATGATAACACCTACCCTTCCACCCATGCCCAAAATTCCTTTGATCTCTAGCTCCAAACGTGAAAAAAACAGCCACGATAATCAAG CATCTCATGATGAAGACCCTCCCTGGTTCTCCATTTTCCCCATCGATAATGAGGAGTTGGTATATGGACGTTGGGAGGATAACATCATCTGGGATGACCAGGAGATGGATCATATGCTCATGCCGCCTGTTCTTGTCCTTGATCCCAATGATGAAAATATCATCCTAG AAATTCCTGATGAGAAAGAGGAGATGACCTCTCACTCACCATCAAAGGAGAATAAAAAGGAAACGGCGATCAAGAAGAGTCGCATCCTCTTGGGGAAGACTGGAGTGATAAAAGAAGAGCCACAGCAG AATATGTCCCAGCCTGAAGTCAAAGACCCATGGAACCTCTCCAATGATGAGTTCTACTACCCAAAGCAGCAGGGTCTCAGGGGGACTTTTGGTGGCAACATTATTCAG CATTCCATTCCTGCATTGGAGCTGCGACAGCCCTTCTTCCCCACTCACATGGGTCCGATGAAGCTGCGCCAGTTTCATCGGCCGCCTCTGAAGAAGTACTCATTCGGAGCTTTGGCTCAGCCGGGACCTCATGCTGTCCAGCCCCTTCTGAAACACATCAAAAAGAAGGCTAAG ATGCGAGAGCAGGAGAGGcaggcttcaggaggaggagacatgtTCTTCATGCGAACTCCGCAGGATTTAACAGGCAAAGATGGAGATCTGATCCTGGCTGAATACAGTGAGGAATACCCACCTCTTTTCATGCAAGTCGGCATGGCCAGCAAGATCAAAAACTATTACAAACGG AAACCTGGAAAAgatcctggagctcctgactgTAAGTATGGAGAGACTGTGTACTGCCACACATCACCTTTCCTGGGTTCTCTACACCCTGGACAGCTGCTTCAG GCATTTGAAAACAACCTTTTTCGAGCTCCAATTTACCTGCACAAGATGCCAGAGTCAGATTTCTTGGTTCTCCGAACGCGACATGGCTACTTTATTAGGGAGCTTGCAgacatttttgtggtgggtcaGGAGTGTTCCTTGTTTGAGGTCCCGGGTCCTAACTCCAAACGAGCAAACACTCACATCAGAGACTTTCTTCAG GTCTTCATTTACCGTCTCTTCTGGAAGAGCAAAGATCGGCCTCGCAGAATCCGCATGGAGGACATAAAGAAAGCCTTCCCCTCTCATTCAGAGAGCAGTATCAGGAAGCGACTGAAACTCTGTGCAGATTTCAAACGTACAG GGATGGATTCCAACTGGTGGGTGTTGAAGCCCGACTTCAGGTTGCCCACAGAAGAGGAGATCAGGGCCATGGTGTCTCCGGAACAATGCTGTGCTTATTATAGCATGCTTCATGCAGAGCAGAGGCTCAAG GATGCCGGATATGGCGAGAAATCCTTCTTTGCGCCAGAAGAAGAGAATGAAGAGGACTTCCAAATGAAGATTGATGATGAA GTGCGCACTGCTCCATGGAACACAACAAGAGCTTTTATTTCAGCCATGAAAGGGAAATGTCTGTTGGAGGTTACGGGCGTGGCTGATCCCACAGGCTGTGGAGAGGGCTTCTCCTATGTCAAAGTGCCCAACAAACCCACTCAGCAGAAG GATGACAAAGAGCCCCAGCCTGCCAAGAAGACCGTGACGGGGACAGACGCTGACCTGAGGAGGCTGTCACTGAAAAATGCCAAGCAGCTTCTGCGCAAGTTTGGTGTACCAGAGGAAGAG ATCAAAAAACTTTCACGTTGGGAGGTGATCGATGTGGTTAGAACCATGTCCACAGAGCAGGCACGTTCAGGCGAGGGGCCCATGAGCAAGTTCGCCAGGGGTTCTCGTTTCTCTGTCGCGGAACACCAAGAGCGCTACAAGGAAGAATGCCAAAGAATATTTGACCTGCAGAACAA AGTGTTGGAGTCTACAGAGGTGCTGTCCACAGATActgacagcagctcagcagaggACAGTGACTTTGAGGAGATGGGGAAGAACATCGAGAACATGCTGCAGAACAAGAAAACCAGTTCCCAGCTTTCCcgtgagagggaggagcaggagaggaaggagtTGCAGAGGATGCTGTTGGGGGAGGAAAGCGATCGGGACCACAAGGGGCGCAAAGATCGGCGCAAAGGCTTGT CCAGCTCTTTATCCACCAGCTCCCACAAGGATGATGACGCATCGTCCGTCACCAGTCTGAACTCCTCGGCCACAGGGAAGAGACTCAAGATCTATCGCACTTTCAGGGATGAAGACGGCAAGGAATATGTCCGCTGTGAGACAGTGCGCAAGGCCTCAGTCATCGATGCCTACACCAGAATTAGAACTACCAAGGATGATGAGTTCAT ACGGAAGTTTGCCGTCTTCGATGAGCAACACAGAGAAGAGATGAGGAAGGAGCGGCGGCGCATTCAGGAGCAACTGAGGAGACTAAAAAGAAACCAAGAAAAAGACAAGATTAAAGGCCCTCCAGAGAAGAAGACCAAGAAGGCCAAAGAGAGACCAGACCTCAAG CTAAAGTGTGGAGCATGTGGTGCCATCGGACACATGAGGACCAACAAGTTCTGCCCACTGTACTATCAAACCAACGCCCCTCCTTCTAACCCAGTTGCgatgacagaggagcaggaggaggaactggagaagaCTGTCATCCATAATGACAATGAGGAACTGATCAAAGTTGAGGGCACCAAGATTGTACTGGGCAAACAGCTGATTGAGAG tGCCGATGAGGTGCGCAGAAAATCTTTAGTGCTCAAGTTTCCCAAACAGCAGCTTCCTCCTAAGAAGAAGAGGCGTGTAGGCAGTGCTGTACACTGTGACTACCTCAAT AAGCCACACAAGGTCATCCACCGTAGACGCACAGACCCCATGGTGACGTTGTCATCTGTGCTGGAGAGCATCATCAACGACATGAGGGATCATCCCAAT ACGTATCCCTTCCACACACCGGTTAATGCCAAGGTTGTGAAGGATTACTACAAGATCATCACCCGGCCCATGGACCTTCAGACCCTGAGGGAGAACGTGCGTAAACGATTGTATCCATCAAGGGAGGAATTCCGTGAAGCGGTGGAACTTATTGTCAAAAACAGCGCCACCTATAATG GTGCAAAACACCCAATAACACAGGTGGCTCAGTCAATGTTGGACTTGTGCGATACTAAACTAAAGGAG aaggaGGACAGGTTGGTGAGGCTGGAGAAGGCCATCAACCCACTgctggatgatgatgatcaagTGGCTTTCTCCTTCATCCTGGACAACATTGTGACGCAGAAAATGATGGCGGTCCCTGAT TCGTGGCCATTTCACCACCCTGTCAACAAAAAGTTTGTGCCGGATTATTATAAGGTGATTGTGAATCCCATGGATTTGGAAAACATCCGCAAG aatatctccaaacacaaatatcaAAACCGAGATACCTTCCTGTCCGACGTCAGTCTCATCCACACCAACAGTATCAAGTACAACG GCCCAGACAGTCCGTACACAAAGACGGCCCTGGACATCGTCACGGTCTGCAAGCAAACACTGGATGAG TATGACGAGCACCTGACCCAGCTGGAGAAGGACATCTCTACTGCTAAAGAAGCGGCTTTGGACGCAGCGGACCTGGAGTGTTTGGACCCCATGACGCCTGGGCCGTACACACCACAG CCTGCTGATCTATTTGACAGCGGGGCTTCAGGGAGTCTGCCTAGAGAGACCAGCAGCCTTTTCTCTGAGGGACCTCTAGTGGTTGCTCCCGAGAAGAGAGGGGGGCAG GGACGCCACTTCAGAAGACCTGGGGAGGAAGAGTCAGATGTGGATATCGAAGGCTttgaggaggaaaatgatgGCAAACCAAAGACTCCTGCTCCT GCAGAGGATGCCGATGGAGATCTAGAAGACGACGACGATGAAGATGAGATGCTATTGCCGCTTCGCAGACAAGTGCACgaccaagaagaagaggaggaggaggaagaagaggacagcGCTCCGGGCCGCCCTGCCCATTCCAGCGTGCTGTACCAGGATTTGCTCATGTCTGAGGGAGAGGATGATGCcagtgaggaagagggggaCAACCCTTTCTCAT CCATACAGCTGTCAGAGAGTGGGAGTGACTCCGACAGAGAGATGGACGTGCGGCCCGCCCCTCCACGGAGAACTCAGGAGACGGCTCGCATGGGCATGGAGCTGGACGAGAGCATGATGTCATACGAGGGGGACGAGCACGATGGACCCCACATGGAGGACAGCAATGTCAG TTACGGCAGCTATGAGGAGATGGAGAGCCAGAGCCAAATGCCGCCTTCTAGTATGGGAAATGGAGAGGAATATGGCATCagcgacgaggaggaggaagaagatgaagatgaggaagcaCGGCGGAGAGGTCCGGCTGTgcttactcaggtccagctcagtGAAGATGAGGAGAGCGAAGAATTCAGATCTATAGGAGACAGTGACTTGGACTCTGACGTATAG